The following coding sequences lie in one Xanthomonas hyacinthi genomic window:
- a CDS encoding response regulator transcription factor, which produces MRLLLVEDNADLADAIVRRMRRSGHAVDWQSDGLGAASVLRYQSFDLVVLDIGLPGLDGLRVLAGLRARGDTTPVLMLTARDGIEDRVQALDVGADDYLGKPFDFREFEARCRVLLRRNRGNASEVLQLGGFAFDNAAHTVSLDGAPIELPNREYRLLEILIGRLGQVLGKDEIGNGLFGFDDEAGPNAIELYVGRLRKKLAGAPLRIVTVRGVGYKLEAAEPETPAPASQQTGGDG; this is translated from the coding sequence ATGCGCCTTTTACTGGTCGAGGACAACGCCGATCTGGCCGATGCGATCGTGCGGCGCATGCGCCGCAGCGGGCATGCGGTGGACTGGCAGAGCGATGGGTTGGGCGCGGCCAGCGTGCTGCGCTACCAGAGCTTCGATCTGGTGGTGCTGGACATCGGCCTGCCCGGGCTGGATGGCTTGCGTGTGCTGGCCGGCTTGCGCGCACGCGGCGACACCACGCCGGTGCTGATGCTGACCGCGCGCGACGGCATCGAGGACCGCGTGCAGGCGCTGGACGTGGGCGCGGACGATTACCTGGGCAAGCCGTTCGATTTCCGCGAGTTCGAGGCGCGCTGCCGGGTGCTGCTGCGGCGCAACCGCGGCAACGCCAGCGAGGTGCTGCAGTTGGGCGGTTTCGCCTTCGACAACGCCGCGCACACCGTCAGCCTGGACGGGGCGCCGATCGAGCTGCCCAATCGCGAATACCGCCTGCTGGAGATCCTGATCGGGCGGCTCGGCCAGGTGCTGGGCAAGGACGAGATCGGCAACGGCCTGTTCGGCTTCGACGACGAGGCCGGGCCGAACGCGATCGAGCTGTACGTCGGGCGCCTGCGCAAGAAACTGGCCGGCGCGCCGCTGCGCATCGTCACCGTGCGCGGGGTCGGCTACAAGCTGGAAGCGGCCGAGCCCGAAACGCCGGCGCCGGCGTCGCAGCAGACGGGCGGCGATGGCTGA
- a CDS encoding ABC transporter substrate-binding protein — translation MIRLPWFRAAVLVLGCVLAHHAVAAPGDIRRFPAQGGAEAQLCIQGSTDIEVFAALIGDYQRLHPRTEVVYQDVIAWDMYQRYLHPRPGARCADLLISVSMDLQTKLVNDGHALAHRSPQTEALPAWAQWRHEAFAISYEPVAIVYNKARLPAAQVPRTRRQLLELLRAPGLPLRGRIGTYDVERSGVGYLFATQDGQIGSMAGALLAAMGDNQVLLEERTGVLLDRVSRGELLLAYNVLGSYAQARIDAGAPLAIVQPEDYTLVALRTAVIPRDTPHAAEARRFLDYLLSPRGQQVLSREARLKPILPGAGGTGAAAPAPAPALRPIALGPGLLVYLDALKRRQFLDAWRSSMRRHPPR, via the coding sequence ATGATTCGGCTCCCCTGGTTTCGCGCCGCCGTCCTGGTGCTGGGCTGCGTCTTGGCCCATCACGCGGTGGCCGCGCCCGGCGACATCCGCCGCTTTCCTGCGCAGGGCGGCGCCGAAGCGCAGCTGTGCATCCAGGGCTCGACCGACATCGAGGTGTTCGCCGCGCTGATCGGCGACTACCAGCGGCTGCACCCGCGCACCGAGGTGGTGTACCAGGACGTGATCGCCTGGGACATGTACCAGCGCTACCTGCATCCGCGGCCCGGCGCGCGCTGTGCCGACCTGCTGATCAGCGTCAGCATGGACCTGCAGACCAAGCTGGTGAACGACGGCCACGCGCTCGCGCACCGTTCGCCGCAGACCGAGGCGCTGCCGGCGTGGGCGCAATGGCGGCACGAAGCGTTCGCGATCAGCTACGAGCCGGTGGCGATCGTCTACAACAAGGCGCGGCTGCCGGCGGCGCAGGTGCCGCGCACGCGCCGCCAGTTGCTGGAACTGCTGCGCGCGCCGGGCCTGCCGCTGCGCGGCAGGATCGGCACCTACGATGTGGAGCGCAGTGGCGTGGGCTATCTGTTCGCGACCCAGGACGGGCAGATCGGCAGCATGGCCGGCGCGTTGCTGGCGGCGATGGGCGACAACCAGGTGCTGCTGGAGGAACGCACCGGGGTGCTGCTGGACCGGGTCAGCCGCGGCGAATTGCTATTGGCCTACAACGTGCTCGGTTCCTACGCGCAGGCGCGGATCGACGCCGGCGCGCCGCTGGCGATCGTGCAGCCGGAGGACTACACCCTGGTCGCGCTGCGCACCGCGGTGATTCCGCGCGATACGCCGCACGCGGCCGAGGCGCGCCGTTTTCTCGATTACCTGCTGTCGCCGCGCGGCCAGCAGGTGCTGTCGCGCGAGGCGCGGCTCAAGCCGATCCTGCCGGGGGCCGGCGGCACGGGCGCCGCAGCGCCGGCGCCGGCGCCGGCGCTGCGTCCGATCGCGCTGGGGCCGGGCTTGCTGGTGTACCTGGACGCGCTCAAGCGCCGCCAGTTCCTGGACGCCTGGCGCAGCAGCATGCGCCGCCATCCGCCGCGCTGA
- a CDS encoding OprO/OprP family phosphate-selective porin, whose translation MDLKKSSLCGACACALLSLPALAHAADGDDAGPVTAEIGGRLHWDFARFDNDHRGTPNPDDTEIRRLWIDVSGKFFGFGYKVEGDFAGLQDAFNGKGIEAKDVYLTRTFEAGTLGVGQFKQYFSLDDRTGSNFGQFLERSGAASTLAPLYRKAVAWQAAGKDTTWAASVYSLESIDVSNIKGDAFGGRGTWAPGARDGDVLHLGLSLAHERYDHPGANGAPALSIRPRPAGHLSDDSRITLARFADGRDTDVDKWSLEYAQVRGPLSWQGEFSGGLFDDGAQRAQVLSAYGFVSWFATGESRRYDSKSGRFTRIKQVNTPRGAFELALRYDRMWGTQHLDGQADFLDASTASWTLAGNWYLKPNLRLMLNLIDSRNRDHLTGTTLDHTRAITGRFQYDF comes from the coding sequence GTGGACCTGAAGAAATCGAGCCTGTGCGGCGCCTGCGCCTGCGCCCTGCTGTCCCTGCCCGCGCTGGCGCACGCCGCCGACGGCGACGACGCAGGCCCGGTCACCGCCGAGATCGGCGGCCGCCTGCACTGGGACTTCGCCCGGTTCGACAACGACCACCGCGGCACGCCCAATCCCGACGACACCGAGATCCGCCGGCTGTGGATCGACGTGTCCGGCAAGTTCTTCGGCTTCGGCTACAAGGTCGAAGGCGATTTCGCCGGCTTACAGGACGCGTTCAACGGCAAGGGCATCGAGGCCAAGGACGTCTACCTGACCCGCACCTTCGAGGCCGGCACGCTGGGCGTCGGCCAGTTCAAACAGTATTTCTCGCTGGACGACCGCACCGGCTCCAACTTCGGCCAGTTCCTGGAGCGCAGCGGCGCGGCCAGCACGCTGGCGCCGCTGTACCGCAAGGCGGTGGCGTGGCAGGCGGCCGGCAAGGACACCACCTGGGCCGCCAGCGTCTACAGCCTGGAAAGCATCGACGTGTCCAACATCAAGGGCGATGCGTTCGGCGGCCGCGGCACCTGGGCGCCGGGCGCGCGCGATGGCGACGTGCTGCACCTGGGCCTGTCGCTGGCGCACGAGCGCTACGACCATCCCGGCGCCAACGGCGCGCCGGCCTTGAGCATCCGCCCGCGCCCGGCCGGGCATCTGTCCGACGACAGCCGCATCACCCTGGCGCGCTTCGCCGACGGCCGCGATACCGACGTGGACAAGTGGTCGCTGGAATACGCGCAGGTGCGCGGCCCGCTATCGTGGCAGGGCGAGTTCAGCGGCGGCCTGTTCGACGACGGCGCGCAGCGTGCGCAGGTGCTGTCCGCGTACGGCTTCGTCAGCTGGTTCGCGACCGGTGAATCGCGCCGCTACGACAGCAAGAGCGGGCGCTTCACCCGCATCAAGCAGGTCAACACCCCGCGCGGCGCGTTCGAACTGGCGCTGCGCTACGACCGCATGTGGGGCACGCAGCACCTGGACGGGCAAGCGGATTTCCTCGACGCCTCCACCGCGTCGTGGACGCTGGCCGGCAACTGGTACCTCAAGCCGAACCTGCGCTTGATGCTGAACCTGATCGACAGCCGCAACCGCGACCACCTGACCGGCACCACCCTCGACCACACCCGCGCGATCACCGGCCGCTTCCAGTACGACTTTTGA
- a CDS encoding sensor histidine kinase, which translates to MAEAALPAPSIRRTLLLYLGALSLLGAVALFFAARGYGQRAANRSYDHLLVSSALSIVDSVALAGGQWQVDLPYAALDLLAMAPEDRVFYRVFDVHGRTITGYGDLPKAPSLPRASAPPRLFDAHYSGERVRFAVVARRVSSAAAQDEVWVQVGQTRRAREALAQDVVLHALVAIAVLSLLALALVWLGVYRALRPLQRIERDLSRREPSELKPLAVAAPQEMHQMVAALNRFMARLAGSNETLRAFMAEAAHQMRTPLAALRAQAQLALDDDDPREMRRSLEAIERNATHMSRLLNQLLSDASVIHRANLQRYASVDLAEVVHQALHEALPHSHPRPRVQLAIASAPALVRGDALLLREAIKNLIDNACKYGGDGALQVALTCAARDCVVTVADHGPGIAAADAERVFERFARGEGAAAGGAGLGLAIVKRVVDSHGGRIDLSNRVGGGLIASLRLPRLHP; encoded by the coding sequence ATGGCTGAGGCCGCGCTACCGGCGCCGTCGATCCGGCGCACGCTGCTGCTGTACCTGGGCGCGCTGTCGCTGCTCGGCGCGGTGGCGCTGTTCTTCGCCGCGCGCGGCTACGGCCAGCGCGCGGCCAACCGTTCCTACGATCACCTGCTGGTGTCCTCGGCGCTGTCGATCGTCGATTCGGTGGCGCTGGCCGGCGGGCAGTGGCAGGTGGACCTGCCGTACGCGGCGCTGGACCTGCTGGCGATGGCGCCGGAAGACCGGGTGTTCTACCGCGTGTTCGATGTGCACGGGCGCACCATCACCGGCTATGGCGACCTGCCGAAGGCGCCGTCGCTGCCGCGCGCCAGCGCGCCGCCGCGGCTGTTCGATGCGCACTACAGCGGCGAGCGGGTGCGCTTTGCGGTGGTGGCGCGGCGGGTGTCCTCGGCGGCGGCGCAGGACGAGGTGTGGGTGCAGGTCGGGCAGACCCGGCGCGCGCGCGAAGCGCTGGCGCAGGATGTGGTGCTGCACGCGCTGGTCGCGATCGCGGTGCTGTCGCTGCTGGCGCTGGCGCTGGTGTGGCTGGGGGTGTATCGCGCGTTGCGCCCGCTGCAGCGGATCGAGCGCGACCTGTCGCGGCGCGAGCCGTCGGAGCTGAAGCCGCTGGCGGTGGCCGCGCCGCAGGAAATGCACCAGATGGTGGCGGCGTTGAACCGCTTCATGGCGCGCCTGGCCGGCAGCAACGAGACCTTGCGCGCGTTCATGGCCGAGGCCGCGCACCAGATGCGCACGCCGCTGGCCGCGTTGCGCGCGCAGGCGCAGCTGGCGCTGGACGACGACGATCCGCGCGAGATGCGCCGCAGCCTGGAGGCGATCGAGCGCAACGCCACGCACATGAGCCGGCTGCTCAACCAGTTGCTCAGCGATGCCAGCGTGATCCACCGCGCCAACCTGCAGCGCTACGCCAGCGTGGATCTGGCCGAAGTCGTGCATCAGGCGCTGCACGAGGCGCTGCCGCACTCGCACCCGCGTCCGCGCGTGCAGCTGGCCATCGCCAGCGCGCCGGCGCTGGTGCGCGGCGATGCGCTGCTGCTGCGCGAGGCGATCAAGAACCTGATCGACAACGCCTGCAAGTACGGCGGCGACGGCGCGCTGCAGGTGGCGCTGACCTGCGCGGCGCGCGATTGCGTGGTGACCGTGGCCGACCACGGCCCCGGCATCGCCGCCGCCGATGCCGAGCGCGTGTTCGAGCGCTTCGCGCGCGGCGAGGGCGCGGCCGCCGGCGGCGCCGGACTCGGTCTGGCGATCGTCAAGCGCGTGGTCGACAGCCACGGCGGGCGCATCGATCTGTCCAACCGCGTCGGCGGTGGCCTGATCGCCAGCCTGCGCCTGCCCAGGTTGCATCCATGA